One Aegilops tauschii subsp. strangulata cultivar AL8/78 chromosome 2, Aet v6.0, whole genome shotgun sequence genomic window, AGGGGTGTGAGCGCCGGGATACATCACCTGCCCAGTTCTTGTACTGGCCGCCAACGACGACGGCGACGTATGTGGACGTCATATTCTTCTTGGAGGCTTCGTCGCGGTGCTCCCACTCCTTGTGTGTGGCTCTGGGTGAAAACTTGATTTGCCGATCGGACAGTGGCGGCTATCCATGGTCATACCCTTTTGGGAGGCTCCAGCCTGGAGTCCTTGCTTTGTCATTGTCCGTCTCAACCCTCCTCGGTGGTGGAGGTCTCCGTCGTCTCCAAGTGGTCCTTCTTAGCTCATCTTTAGTTTGCTTGGTTGTCGTCGATGTGGTGTGACGGTGCCCCGACACCTTTATTTTTTGCCTTAAGTGTGTGTTGTGTGCCGCGGCGGCGTGTGTTTGTATCAGTTTGCTTGGATGCTTGTGGTGATGGTTGCTTTGTAATATAAAGCGAGGGAAATCTTTTTTTGTAAATGGGTGTGATACTAGCACATATTAGGACACGGTGTTTTGGCTCCTAGGTGCATATGCATCCATTGTCTAAATACACATTTTGAAAAGttgaaaaattcaaaacaaaaatTCCATAACTATATCCGGACATTTTATGTGCATGCACAAAGTTTCGGTGAAAAACGACATTTTTGTGGCTTGTGCAAAAAAATAAAGCAATGCAAAATGAATAGTTGTAATGAAGCATCAGAAAttgtcttttttacacaagccacaaaaaaccTCGTTTTCACCAAAAACTTTGTGCACGCACATAGAATGTCCGGATATACACGCGGGATTTTTATTCggaattttttaattttttaaaatGTGTATTTAAACAATGGATGCATATGCATGCACCTAGGAGCCATCGCCAATTTCCGATATGGGGATGCGTACATTGTTGCATTTCCTTAAAGCTTTTGAGGTTTGGAGACGCTCTAACCGGCAAACATTATCCACACCAAAAAGACACACCAATCCCAATCAAGGTGCCGTGACATGCCGCGTTTCACCTATTGACTTCGTTCAAAATTTGTGGAGCAAAATGGAACTCAAGATTATAGGTCTTTATTTGATCAGGAATTAATAGTAAAATCCTTTATAAcacttttttatttttaaaaagCTCACATACTATACACTATGCTTCCTAGTTTTATGGCCTCACAATTAATCGAGGTATTCAATTTAGAATTGGGTCAATCGATTTTGACCGGATCAACACTTTCTCAATCTCCCCCATTCAAATTCATTTAATTCATTATGTTCccttttgaatttttttcattcAATTGAGGTATTCAATTTTAGATTTGGTTTCTATTTTGACCATGCTAATGATTTTTCAAATCAATTAGCAGCATCCGGCCTATAAAAATATATCAATACCGTACACCCTCCCATCACCGGAAAAAATACACCACCATGTGATATTGTAGCACCAATTTAGTAGTACATGCGACCACCGACACTGAAATTTCCCCACATAAATATACGTTGGTTAGTGGATAACTTAGAATCACACCACGAAAGATCCACGAAATCATCGCATTATACATAAAAATAAAATACACTCTATCATCTCCAATACCCGCCAAACTAAATATTCCATCAATTTCAAAATATAAGGGGTATTAGTTTTGTAGAAAGTCTAACTTCTCCAACTTTGACCAAGTTCAGAGCAAAAATATCGACATCCACAATGTTAAAAAAAGTATAGAAATTCATTTCATGATGAAGTTAAATGGTTTTGATATATTTGTCTTTAAATTTTATTGAACTTTAAAGGCTTGACTTTTCAAAAATGTAATACACCATAATATTGAAACAGAGTGATTATTTTTCCAAGAAACTTAACAACACCAACGGAGCAGCAAAGCACGTCCAACCCTTCTACTAGTTTTGTTAGACTAGTCACAATGGGAGTAACTTAACTAGTAACATCATACATTTCAATACAAGATTGCTTATGTGGCAGCtaattaatgaggagagaggggtttgtggtaacttagctagttactgtaacatcacacattTCAAGGCATAATGAGTCTATAGCTTAATAAATGAACTCTTTCATGATACCACtcatatgttactacccactatggaggtagtaagAGCAACTCTATCAGACCCCGCAAAACGCCGGCCCGCAAAACGCGTATGCAGTTCGCGCAAAACAGCTTTTGCGGGCCGGCGCGGGCTGACATAGATGCAGACCCCCCAAACGGATCCTAAAAAAGTATATTCACggaatatgcttttttacggTTCGGCTTTGCGGGTTATGCTCTTTGCGCCGCTGCATCCCCGCAAATCATCAGCCCGCAAATCTCAAATCCAACATAATTCAACAATCGAAAACAAACTGAATTATTCAAATCAAACATAAAACAATAATCATCCGCATTACAAATAATTATTCATATCACCATAGCAAACTAAAAATAATGCAATACAAAACTTGTCATGAATACAAATACAAATGAGTACAAAAATTAGTCACTGTCCAGCCTCAATTGTGCTATCTTCACCAATGCGAAGatactcatcggcatagtcagccGGAACGACATATGCAATCACCCGCATAGCTGCGGAGATTTTTTGATATGCACTAAATCCCTTTAAGCCCGCGGCATTCCTTCTCTGAGTGAAATACCGGCAATTTGCCTCGCAAGCTTCAACAATTTTCACAAAAAGGGATCGGCGCATTCGGTACCTTCTGCAGAAGAGGTGTGCAGGATATGTAAGATTCTCCGAAAAATAATCTTGCATCAACATCTCGTTTTCAAGATGGCGATTCCGCGGAATGCACAGACGCCCGACAGTAGATCCTCGCCTCCTCTTTCGGTACTCGTCTTCATGCTCCTTCACGTCAAGCGCCATGACCAATGTTTGCTGCCGAAAGTTCGCAAGCATGGTCTCCACATCCGAGTCGTCCGAATCGGACGAATCGGATAGCAAGAACTTCTCGCACGGGGTCAACTCCATCTACACGCACGCCGGCGCGTCAATCTACTACACAGCTCGCGAAAATCATAAAAAGGGGACTAACTGGCGGTGCGCTCGGCGGTGGTCGAtcccagcggcggcggcgactgggGGGCGGCTCTTCTCGCCGGATCCGGAGGGGCGGTGCAGCGGCTCGGCGCGGGAGGGTGTGGGGCGGCCCCGCGGAGCGATTCCGCCCGCAGATATGgccggaatcgccggcggcgggcgggcggcggcggaaggaaaggggaaaagagcgcgggctgaaatgtccctcccgccaactGCTTCTCTGTGATGCAGGGCACCGCAGCCGCGAGGGGGAAACCCGCGTTTTCCCGGGTTGAGGCCGGAAATTTGCCGCGCCCCCTAAAATTTTTTGCGGGCCGGGGCGGGATGCGTGGTCTGGTCGGGCAGGCTTTCCAGCCCGCACCCgcattttggcggttattttgcgggtcgaaggcggatgcggggtctgctagagttgctctaacatagactagtaacatcggcaagttactactctatgttactccCCATTGTGAGCAGTCTTAAAGCACATCTGATATACCTTAATTATGCACATGAAAATTATATGACATTGATTTACACGAAGATTTGTGCGGCTGTTTTATTTTTTCTTTCATCGATGTCCAGAACTCAGGATTGGATGCGATTAAACTGAACCAATAACACTccccaaaagaaaaagaaaaactgaacCAATAACAAACACAAAAGAGGTGTTTGGATTAGAGGGTGGTAAGGtaaatttttttttttgcgaataagAGGGTGGTAAGGTAAATGGATAAAACTCTGAACTAGAATTCAACTTAATCAGAAGGCCGGCAGCTGGACCCTGTTTTTGCAGTTGCCCTGCACCGGCACCGGGCAGTCGATGAGGTTCTCCCCTGAGCGGTCGACGCACTGGTACACCTGGTACAGCTGcacctcgccggcgacgcccCGGTTGCACTCCAGTTTCGCCGCGAATCCGGTGCCTTCCTTGATGGCGTCATTGATGCTACTCAGGGAGTAAGTCTCGCTGTCCGACGGCACGATCCCGGTGTCGGCGAGGACGGCGGTGAGGTTGTGACGGGCCTTGAGCCCGAGCGCAGCCGCGAAGTAGCCGTGCTGGCCCAGgtcggagcaggtgccgtgcTTCTCCCACTCGTGGCTCCAGAACTCGATGCTCTTCCCGCCCTTGCACGCCAGCGTCGGCCAGTTGGCGTCCAGCTCCTTCACCAGGTCCTTGATCTCCCACAGCTGCAGGGGCTCGCTGTTGCAGAACTCCGGCCAGCACTTCTTCTTCCCCTTGGTCACCATCTCGATGACGCCGTCGAGCTCGCCTTGGGTCTTGCACTTGGCGTAGTTGGGCCACATCCCGTGGATGCTGAAGTCCGTCGCCGGCTTGCCGGTGTCCGGGAAGCAGCACCCTGTCTTCGTGTCACAGAACGACCCAGGCCACTAGGAACACAATACGTTCgtccaaaagaaaaacaagaCGACGATCATCGTTAGATTGGAAGGAATCAGACAAGTTTAACATTGCAATGCATACTGACATCTGTACAAAGATGTGATCTACAGATTGGAAATTGATCATCGATCAGTACTATTGCTACTCACTTGCTGAACAAGGTAGAAGAAATCGAATTCTTCCGCCGAGGAGACGGCCGCGAGGGAAAGCAGGAGCAGAGCCGAGAGCACAACCACAAGCTTCATCTTCGCCTATCAACTTTGATGTGTAGTTGCAGCCAGCGCGCAGCTACTTATAGCACGACGTAATGTAACAATATCTTCTTTTCTAATACTATATGCACGAGATGTAACAACTTCATGCAACAGGCAAAATGTTTAGCGTAGATGCAATCGGAGTCCAAATAGGACAAGCAAGTAGTAGGTGCCTAATCCTGATCCAGTAGTCAGTTAATTAGGAGCCCGCCtcgttttgcaaaaaaaaaaaaaataaTAAGTAGGAAATTTCATCGTAATCGATCGTTCATTGGATCGCTTCCTTCCCCACAATTGGAGGGAGCGGCGATCGACGTGATGTTCGTCGGGACATGTTGTTTTCTGCAACTGACATCTAGTTTGAAAGAAAACGGACGTGACTAAGGAGCACGAGGTTGCAACTTGCAACGGGGCAGCGGCACTTTGTCATGTTGTGGGTTGGAGAAGACCAATTATTGGCATGCACTTTTTTTTGAGAAACTATTGGCATGCACTTATAGTTCGGACAAAAAGGTTTTTAACATATTTCCAACAAAAGGTAATCTAGGAATATGATATTTGACGCTTAAGTTTTTTTAAACACAGTACAATCGAAGTCGCTAATATACACGAGCATACACTCCCCTCTGTAACGCTACGCTTAAGTCGGCCACTGCAGCTGAGTGACTGATTTAATGGGCTGGCACATCTAGCTCCACTACCCTATTTTGATTTTGTTATCTTGCAGCtgttttttttggattttattaaAAAATATTATTGATTTTTAAATTCTTAAACAATTTTTCAAAAATATCCAGTTTTATGTATTTAAAAAAATTGTAAATTTTTTGAAATCTGTGAGCAATTTTTGAAATTTGCAAAATTTTAGAACAATCACAAATATTTTTCAAATCTGCGAACTTTTTCGAAATTGgtaaacatttttaaaattcatgaatatttcttagtttttgaaaaaaagaataggcaaaagttttcaaatttccaaatattttttcaaattcataaacatttttctaaatttatgaatattttaaaattttgtGAACTTCTTGCAAACTTGCGAACATTTGTTGATTTCGCCATTTTTCAGATTTTAGAAAAGATGGATTTTTTCGTAAACCAGCAGAGCAACAACAGCTAGCATGGGGAGCATGCGTGAGCAAGTGATCGAGCTGCCGCGAGTGAGCAAGGCGAGGCATGGAAACACCAATTTTGGGCCGCGGTACAGTACGCTCGGGTTGCAAGGAAACATGTAAGCCATGAGATGATGCCACGCGCCACAAGAATCTGAGGGTTAGGTTGTGGCATTAATGGTTGAGCGCCCGTCGCCAGTGGTGCGTGGGAGGACGAACTGCTTCAAACGCATTGTGCGAAGAGCAAGAAGTTAAAACTTCCCTCCCGAGCTGACAGTTGGATTTGGAGCCAACTGCAAACGAGACCTCACCGCTAGCTACACTCCCTCCCGAGGACAATTTGGAGGCTGCGAGACCACATATTGGCACTCCAAAAATTATGTCGATTATGGGGTGGATGACAACTCTTCTATAGTGGTTTTTAGCCTCCTGCCTCCATATTAGCGGTTATTATGCAATTCGGAGGTTTTTGGCGACTGAGACAGGATCTACTAGGATCGATGGCAGTCTGACAACTTCTAAATATTGATGGATCagcttttgttttttgttttctgccTGAGGGTCCAGATTCATTATAAAAGTTTGCCAGAAGTACAAAACATCCCAAACATAATAAAATTCCATTGAGATAATTTCAGCTATATCTTATAACGGTACAATAGTTGCGGTGTGTTCGAGGTGGTTTGGAGCTCCAACGTCTCGGTTCTGGTGACTAGTGGTCTCATGTACATCTATCCTTTGCACGTGACAAATGTCTTGTTTCTATACTTTCTGCTTGCTGGCAGAGTCAGCGCTCCCGGAGCGAGAGGGTAGAGGGCCCTCACATCCGACAATTTGATGGTGATGGTGCGACAAAGTCTGGTGGTTTATTTGAGGTGCTGTGTGTTCTCTTTTCAACGGTGGCCTTGACTGTGTCTTGCGCTAGTCCGGCCTCCCTCTGTTTCTTTTTCATGGCTTACCGGAAGCGTCTAATAGTTGCACTCATGGTGCTTCTTAGCATGCTTGGCTTGTTTTGTTGTGTCTTTGTTTGATGAGTATGTATGCGTATGTCTTCGATACTCTATATTGTTAGATCGTGTGACTTTATTTATAAAACAGTGTGAAAGCCTCTTTAAAAATCAGACGCTCTAAGTTTGGCCATAGTGGCAGTTGAGGGAGTCCTgtattagggggtccccgggcgtccgggctatgtgacatgggccggactgatgggctgtaaaGATACAAGATAGAATGCCTTcccctgtgtccggatgggactcttctttgcgtggatggcaagtttggcgttcggatatgaagataccttcctttgtaaaccgactctgtacaaccctaggcccctccagtgtctatataaaccggaggatttagtccgtaggggcaatcataatcatacatgctagacatctagggtttacccattatgatctcgaggtagatcaactcttgtaacctttatactcatcaaagtcaatcaagcaggaagtagggtattatctccattaagagggccagaacctgggtaaacatcatgtcccctgcctcctgttaccttcgatcctcaaacgcacagttcgtgaccccctacccgagatcggccagttttgacaccgacagcagtAAGGCAAGTTTGTTTGTGTGGCAAGTAATTAATATGGAGAAAGGTGTTTGTAATGACATAAGATATTACCGTAACATCACACAGTCCAAGGTAAAATGAGTCTAAAACCTAATAAATGCAACTATAAATCATACTACTtctatgacactagtctaagttactccccactatgagtaTTAGAGTATCTATAGTCGAGCTCCCCAAATCCACCCTATGCGCTCGGGCGAACGGCGCTGCCACTGAATGGTCACAAAATCCCGACCCAGATGGGCTCCTCATACCAGCCCTATATGCCCGAGCTGACcagcacccctcatatccagcctaAATCTGGGGCGGATATGAGGAGGCCCAGACACGCCCGGGCGCGTCTGCGACGTCGGATTCCACAGACAGGACACACCATAATTTGCAGCAAATTGACCAAGTCCACCAAATCCGCCGCCCTCCATTTGCCATTGTCTACCATTTCCCGCGCCCTAGCCGTTGCCGTCTTCCACCCTTGCTCCCCAATCCGCGCTGCCACCCCACCCGCCACCCTAGATGTCGTTGCCgtcactactgtaggatgctgctaatgcgacactacgatcagagaccctttgacgaaactgtgtgcgatgcattaatcgcaaacggtgatgtaaaaaaaaccgtcaaaaaagatgcaaaacgtttgcgatgaatgatacatcaaacacggttcagattttagttgcgtgtgcgatgaggggTATACGAGGTATCtatacgaactgtttgcgatgagacagaacaatagaaacgggcagccatatcaaggtgtgtgcgatatacggcatacagttcactccgatgaaccgtttgcgatgagtgaggtgaacacaaacgattcggcataacaagatgtgtgcgatacccggcaaacaggtcggtaatcagaattgtgtgcgataATTATAGACAGTCCATACGgtctttttttgtgaattgtgtgctcgtcagggcacatagttcaacaaaccaacctattggcgataatgtagaagatctctgtcgaatacatattattaaccgtctgcgatgagattgacaggataaacagagatatatacagtctgcttaatttggtccttcttcttcttgttgttcttgttggatggccccgcgacatcgtcttggcgaggacgcttcttgccgctgaccgttggcttttcatcgccgccgtcgtcgtcatTGTCGTCATCCTCCTCCACGTTCGACCattcctcatcatcatcgtcgtcttcttcttcgtcctccgacGGATCCTCGTCTGTCTGGTTGTCGTATGACGACTCCGGAGGCAgcgtcccttccatgaaccagatataatcgaggtctgggctcgacgccggactcatggaagacgagtgggatgattccgatgttgacctctcatcgggcgccagactgctggcTGAACTGTCGTCCTCGCCGTCGCTCGAtatggctgcagagtgtgtgccagtgtgtagcgcggcctgccggggacgatgaagatggtggacacttaagcggggtatgcagagaagaggaactgccaattgaagcgggggttgacgtattatctaaccgctgatataatcaaccgcaattatttgtacccagtcgctccaaattcccggggttgcgcaggactcctattggctatttggctggtttGCTTTTTCAGGACcaaaacaaggaacgagttttgagattatgcaccggtaccggtacgaacggagtaggacagttggcaagcaatacattgagctcttcttattgataaagccagtaataatcaaactagaaaggaaaaggaaaaagacaaagaaaaatatttgcacgaatcttcgcgtaacatcaatggcataggacctagttgtgcattacttagagcacatctagatgtgctttagcaatactgtcaaacaaaacccccaatcatcattgcaaacagcacatagaacatggctaatgcgacaacgacaactacacatgctagttcattatagtctcttgctttcatctgttgcctatgattgattctttcttgcttcatcgtactgattgtacattccaaatcagccagtttcttcttcagctttatgttatcttctgcgagcttggtgataacactccgagccctgccatgccattcttcatccagccagttaacaaaggcacaagcctcatatccctgccaatgttaaatagtattctggatgagcggtggcattaactgaagtaaaatgatgaacttaattagcactaacctctaaggggaaactgagaaaccgcctgccaatgttgaatccctccgtgcatacacgtcgagcgggagtgtgcccgtgcacacaactcagcttttggtacttctcggtggcgcaaaactcggagtcgaactcgtgttgcgggagtctcgagtcaagctccggatccggcggcatatcgctttcctgggggggggtcattcaggacggattcagcaaggagctatactttggacatgctaaaaaagattgggacagattggaacctgacaagacgattcggatccgtagtacacctgccttctgatgaccttaggcaagtgctcggcggcgaccgccgtcgtggcggtgatacgagcaggagcagctgcaccgaaaccatcagcaccactcgtccgcattcctccaatgtcagcgccacgcgagggaatttggaggctatgtagggatttgggggaaatggggaatcCGTGGAGATAAGCTAATGGTCGGGAACTACTAATGGCcctatatatatgttgtatacggcacactgtttgtacatgtcgtttgtgttaggtGTTACAATGTCACACACGATTTCATCgccaaaccgtgtgagaagacaacataggttagacacggttgccgttacataaccgtatgtgatgtactagCCTGTCCATATAATCGAGTTACGgtgagataccgtgtaaacagccgctctgcggatatccgtaaaaaaacagccgctctgcatatagagatggcggcgaCGGCCTAGGCAGtggctaccggagaagaggtcaatcctcggtcggtgggcggtggcggctgatacgtctcctcttgttttggactctaatttgcatgatttggatgaaactaaccccggtctgacgctgttttcagcggaactaccatggtgttgcttttgtgcagaaataaaagttctcggaatggaaggaaactttgcgaggaatttttatggaataaataaggaTTTTtcgagccaagacccaccagagaggggcccctggttgggcagaacccaccagggcgcgcccccctctcctggcgcgcccaggtgggttgtacccacctggtggccccgctgatgacCCCCCCCCTAATACTATAAATTctcatatttccagaaaaaaatcaggaagaaagaattatcgcgatccatgagacggagcctccgccaagccctgttcttcctcgggagggcagatctggagtccgtttggggctccggagagggggatcttcgttcttcgtcatcaccaacccttctccattgccaattccatgatgctccccatcgggagtgagtaattccttcgtaggctcactggtcggtgaggagttggatgagattcatcatgtagtcgagttagttttgttagggcttgatccctagtatccactatgttcctagattgatgttgctatgcttaaagcttgtcactttgggcccaggtgccatgaactcagatctgaaccgtttatgaattcatcattatatccatgtttcagatcggatcttgcaagttatagtcacctactacgtgttatgatccggcaaccgtacagtgacaacaaccgggcccactcccggtgatgaccgtaatttgaggagctcatgtattcactatatgttaatgctttgttctggttctctattaaaaggaggccttaatatcccttagtttccattatggaccccactgccacgggagggtaggacaaaagatgtcatgcaagttcttttaataaatcacgtatgactatttatggaatacatgcctacattatatcgatgaactggagctagtgtcgtatcgccctaggttataactgtctcatgatgaatatcatccaacaagtcaccgatccaatgcctacgaatttatcttatattgttttgttgcgttactactgctatcatcattgttacacttgctacaaaattgctgctatcactgttactgttaccgttgctgatgttactattatcaaaactatcaaactactttgctagtGATCACCTTGCTGCACATAATTaatctccaagtgtggttgaaatgacaactcagctgctaataccttcaaatattttttggctccccttgtgtcgaatctataaatttgggttaaatacttacCCTCGAGAACTGTTGCGATcccgtatacttgtgggttatcaagacctttttctggcgtcgttgccggggagcatagctatatttgttgagtcacttgggactATTATCATATTagcactatgaagaatctgaaggatccaaagactaagatttatccctcaaagacgaggggaggtaaggaactgccatccagttttgctttagattcaccttctgttatgagtaaatttgcaacaccaccacatgctatctctgatatgtcgcaaattattgatgatgctacttctactatgaatgatgcttatgatgatgctagtaccttgcttgataatgatgatgtgccacttggtgactttcttgataaacaaattgctagagttatacaacatgatgttgttaaatctgatgatgagcttgaaactgaaactcctgaaacacctgctagaactagccttcctagatatgaattgcctaaggtaccggaaggttatgttatgagtgaagaagcaactagagatattcttgcttgcaatgatagagatgatctagagaaattactatgcaagtataaagaaaaatctctgaatggtagaatgaaatgtgatcctaagtttgctacttcacctatctgtattgctgataaggattatgaatccTCTGTCGACCCaaagttaattactttggttgaatctgatcctttccatggttatgaaactgaaactgttgtggcacatcttactaagctgaatgatatagccaccctttttactcatgatgagaaaacttgctactattttattctcaaattatttcctttctcattaaagggtgattctaaagtttggtacaatactcttgctcctggttgtgtgcgtagtccccaggatatgatttattacttctctgaaaaatattttcttgctcatatgaaacaagctgccttacatgaaatatttaactttgtgcaaactaaagaagagagtctcccacaagcttggggaaggcttctccggttacttaatgctttgcctaatcatcctcttaagaaaaatgaaatacttgatatcttctataatggactaaccgatgcttctagggacttcctagatagttgtgctggttgtgttttcagggaatgaactattgctcaagctgaagaattattgaataacatattgaaaaattatgatgattggactattcctgaaccaccgcctaaacccacttcgaagaagaggggtatattatatctcagtcatgaagatatgcaagaggcaaagaaatctatgaaagaaaaaggtattaaagctgaggatgttaaaaatttacctcctattgaagaaatacatgggcttgatacaccaccactgcctaaggtggtagaggtaaattctcttatcaagttcaatgaaaatgataatcctcacactatgcatcctagtcaatgcttttatgagtttgaaaactacattagaaaacaagatcacttcaatgcaaatattatgaaacaattgaaatacaattctgatatgattgctcgcttgagtgacttgttattggaatatcaagtgatgttagaggtgtgggaaaacatgcttctatggttcaaactcagttagaacaagttgctaaatcacaaagagaattacttgatgaaatgaatcataatatgtatgactttgctgttagagttgcaactagaggaggtaaaatgactcaggaaccactttatcctgaggggcagccaaaaagaatagaacaagattcacaaagaaataacactagtgcacctagtccttctaaaaagagaaagaaaaagaaaaatgataggactttgcacacttttagtgaacctgaaatagagaaacctcTTGATattgaaaatgaaacttctatctctgatgctgaaactcaatctggtaatgaacactcacctactgatattgaaaaagataatgatgaggttcatgaagac contains:
- the LOC109754198 gene encoding ribonuclease 1-like yields the protein MKLVVVLSALLLLSLAAVSSAEEFDFFYLVQQWPGSFCDTKTGCCFPDTGKPATDFSIHGMWPNYAKCKTQGELDGVIEMVTKGKKKCWPEFCNSEPLQLWEIKDLVKELDANWPTLACKGGKSIEFWSHEWEKHGTCSDLGQHGYFAAALGLKARHNLTAVLADTGIVPSDSETYSLSSINDAIKEGTGFAAKLECNRGVAGEVQLYQVYQCVDRSGENLIDCPVPVQGNCKNRVQLPAF